GTGCAAGCCCTGATTTCTGCCGATAAAGCCAACCTCGGCCTTACCTTTGAACGCGCTGCCGCTATCGACCTCGCAGGTCGTGACGTGTTTGAAGCCGTTCAGATTTCGGTAAACCCGAAGGTGATTCAAACCCCCGTGATTACCGCCGTAGCCAAAGACGGTATTCAGGTGAAAGCCAATGCGCGCGTTACTGTTCGTGCCAACCTCGAGCGCCTCGTCGGTGGTGCTACCGAAGAAACCATCCTCGCCCGTGTAGGTGAAGGTATCGTAACAACGGTAGGTTCAGCTGACGATCACAAAAAAGTACTCGAAAACCCCGATCAGATTTCCCGTGTAGTACTCGACCGCGGTCTTGACAGCGGTACCGCTTTTGAGATTCTCTCTATTGATATCGCTGATGTGGATGTCGGAAACAACATCGGTGCTGCCCTTCAGATCGATCAGGCCGAAGCTGACCTCAAAGTAGCCCGCGCGAAAGCAGAAGAGCGCCGCGCCATGGCCGTTGCTGCAGAGCAGGAAAACAAAGCCAAGATTCAGGAAATGCAGGCCCGCGTAGTTCAGGCCGAAGCCGAAGTACCCAAAGCCATCGCAGAGGCCTTCAGAAGCGGTAACCTCGGTATCATGGACTACTACAATATGAAAAACATAATGTCCGATACAGATATGCGTCAGTCAATCGCCAAAGGCACCGACGCAACCGATAAGATTGATGACGAGCCAACCCGCAAGAAGTAATTTGGCTCAGCTGTCCGAAATCAAAAGCCGGTCCCTGTTTCTGGGGCCGGCTTTTTTTAATTCGGTTCAGGCCATGCGTCAGCTTTCCGAAAACCGGGCACGAACCGAAGCAGCGAAAACAAAAGTGTTCAGCTGAAAACCCTGCGCTGGAATCCGGCTGCTTTGGCGTTTTTTACGTGTTGTATTTTTTGGGGGAAACACCGAGAGCATCACGGTCTGCAGTGCTGTTTCCACACCTCCCAAATCGATCTCATAGTGCCTTGCTTTTTTGCCTGGTACGAGCTGACAGAACGCGGATTTACCGGATCGGACAGATTGGTCAGGATTGCAGTAGGGGCGAACCTTTTTTTCAGTGTGTCATAGCACAGTATATCAGTGTGTCATTTTGGGGTTATGATGTTGTTAATATCTGGGATATAAAATTCCCCTCTTGAGAGGGGTGGCCCCTGTAGGAGTTTGTTAGGGCTGATAAGACCTGAACAGCATCCAATCCCATCCAGCGCCCCGATGGTGTCGGGCCGGGGTGTGGAGATGCCGGTCGAAGGCAAGAAACCGAATAACTACCACAGCGGCAATTGATGGGACAACCCACGGGCAGGGAACCTATTCTTAACCCCGAACGCCTGAGCGTAGAGACGCGATGAATCGCGTCTCTGCAACGGGGGCATTACGAAAAACCGACGGGTTTATCTGTGCTCTCAAACCCAGCTCCGTTCGCGGGCGGATACACGGGTAGTAGGGGCGGACACGCAGGTCCGGCCCTACTACCCGTGTAATAACAACATCGTGGTAAAAAATGGACACATTACCGTATAGCCAAACTGCCGCACTGACATACAACAAAAACAAGGCGCTCTCTGCCGATTTGGGATATTAGCCGCCGGGCATGCACACCGTGATGTGCACGGCCTTTCAGCCCAAAAATCTGAGGAAACAGGAACTATCCCAACATGCAGTGAATCACCAAAAACTGTCAAAAAAAGCGGGGAACAGGTAAGGGCAGTGCCGTAAGCGGAATCAGTAGGGTAATGACTGCAGGTCCTGTTATGGAACTTGCGCGTACAAATTGCCGCGCAGGCACTTCCTGTATTGATAAATAAAGCTTTTGGCCTTAATTTGCCGAGCTTGTATGACATGATTCAAAAGGAGCCTTCGGAAGAAAGTTCCTTAACCGTAAACAGTCACTTAATCAGACAGGAATACGCGTGGACTTATTAATCTTGACACCTTTGGCTGCAATTGTTGCACTGATTGCCGCCTTTATTCTCGCCAAGAGTGTGCTTAGTGCGCCTACAGGTGATGAAAAAATGAACGACATTGCTGATGCTGTAAAAGAGGGGGCATCAGCCTATATGAACAGGCAGTACACAACTATTACCTACGTAGCTGTGGCCATTATAGCCGTTTTCGCTGCAATTGCGTTTACACAAGAAGGTCAGGCTTCAACAACCTGGTGGTGGACAACCATTGGTTTTGCTGTAGGAGCCCTTTTTTCAGCTTTGAGCGGTTATGCAGGTATGAGCATTGCCGTTCGTTCCAATATTCGCGTAGCTGAAGCTGCTAAAAGCGGTCTTCCCGGTGCTTTAAAGCTCGCTTTTAACGGTGGCGCTGTTTCAGGACTGGCTGTAGCCGGACTTGCGCTTTTAGGTGTTGCCGGATTTTTCTACCTCTTCGATAGTGTCCTGGGGCTGGCTGATCCCGTAAATCCGCTTGTAGGTTTCGCATTCGGCTCCTGTTTGATTTCGCTGTTCGCCCGTGTGGGTGGTGGTATTTACACTAAGGCTGCCGATGTGGGCGCCGATCTTGTAGGTAAAGTTGAAGCCGGTATTCCTGAAGATGATCCCCGTAACCCTGCCGTAATTGCCGATAACGTAGGCGATAACGTAGGTGACTGTGCCGGAATGGGTGCCGACCTTTTCGAAACTTATGCTGTTACCGTTATTGGTGCGCTGTTATTGGGTTATTTCTTAATACCTGAAATGGCTAACCCTTCAGAAATAGCTAACTTTATGAAGTTAGTTGAATTCCCGCTGTACCTGGGGGCTTTTGCAATTATTGCTAGTATTATTTCCGTTTTCTTTGTTCGAATGGGCAAAGATAATAATATTATGAAGGCTTTATACAAAGGGATGTATGCTAGTGCGGCTATTTCGTTAGTTGGTTTTGCATGGATAACTCACTCCTTATTTTCGGGATTTGATTTTTCATTAATAACACTTGAAATAGGTGGAGTTGTAGGTTTACCACTTGATACTACTTGGCTAGATTTATTTCTTGCATCTGTAGTAGGTATTTTTGTGGTCGTGACCCTAGTGTTAATCACCGAATACTACACTTCTACCAAATATAGTCCGGTAAGAAAAATTGCCAAGTCTTCCGAGACGGGATCAGCTACGAACATCATCAGTGGTCTTGCGGTTGGTATGGAAAGCACTCTAGTACCTACATTAATTCTAGTTGTGGCTTTGTTTTTATCATACTCTCTTGCTGGCATGTATGGTATTGCGATTGCGGCCGTTGCTATGCTTAGCGTAACCGGTATGATTATCGCCATGGATACTTACGGACCAATTACCGACAACGCCGGTGGTATTGCTGAAATGAGCAACCTGCCTGACAGCGTTCGTGAAAACACCGATGCTCTTGATGCCGTTGGTAACACCACTAAAGCCGTTACCAAAGGGTACGCCATTGGCTCTGCAGCTCTTGCTGCGCTTGTACTCTTTGCCGATTATATTTTTAATCTCCAAAAGGCAATGGGAGAAGAAAAAATTGTTTTCCTTTTAAATGATCCAGTTGTTCTGACTGGTCTGTTTATCGGTGCTATGCTACCATTTTTGTTTTCTTCATTCTTAATGGAAGCCGTAGGAAGAGCAGCCGGTGCGGTAATTGAAGAAGTTCGTCGTCAGTTCCGCGAAATGCCGGGAATCATGAAGGGAGAAACCCGCCCCGATTACGGTGCCTGTGTGGATATCGTTACCAAATCTGCTCTTAAGGAAATGGTAATTCCGGGCCTTCTTGCTGTTTTCGCTCCGCTTATTGTGGGCTTCCTTTTTGGCCCGCTTGCCCTTGGCGGCCTGCTTATCGGTGTGATTGCATCCGGTCTTATGATGGCCCTGATGATGTCGAACGGCGGTGGTGCATGGGATAATGCCAAAAAATACATCGAAGACGGCAATCACGGCGGTAAAGGCAGCCCGGCTCACGAAGCAGCCGTTGTAGGCGATACCGTTGGTGATCCGTACAAAGATACTGCCGGCCCGTCAATCAACCCGCTCATCAAGGTAATCAACACCGTGGCGCTAATCTTCGCCGGTCTGATTGCCTCCATCGGCGGCATCCTGCTCTAAAGCTAATCCCCGATAGACCCCCGAAAACCGGGAAAACTATTAAAGCCGGAAGTCTGCGATCGTGCGGGCTTCCGGCTTTTTTGTTTTTGGACGGCGGTCTGCGGTCAAATCCTGAAATCGCACATCCTATTTGTCCGAAAAATTTGTATATTAGCCCACTGCTTCCAAGCATTGTTTCACCAAACCGGGGATGTACTTGGTTTCGACGGGATGGCGTGGGTCGCAGGTTGCATGCCGGGTTTCTCTTTGACACCCGTAAAAGAACAGAGAACCTTAAATTGTAAGTGACAACTCTTACTCTTACCGGATGGCCGCCTAATACGCGCCTCCTGTTCCGTTAGCTGCCCGCCTGTTGGCGGCTTTCCGAACATCATCCTTTAACAGGCTATCCCACGCGAATGGTCAGGTCGCTTCGGGAGACACTTCACTGACCTGGCGACGGAGCGCTGAGTCAGCCGGCAAACTCCGCCGTAAGATTAAAACCGCTGAATAAGCATGTAGATATCTGTATGGTTCACCATTTCGGACCCGGGTTCGACTCCCGGCATCTCCACTCAAAAGCCCTGTAAGCGTAAAGTTTACAGGGCTTTGTTGTTTCTGATGGGTCTACAGTTTCGCGCTCAAAAATAACCAAAGCCGTCGTAAAATATTCGCGAAAAGATAAGATAGTAACCTGCACCACTGCTACTCGATGATCTGTAAATCTTAACAAAGCCCGATCCTAAACACCCTCAGCAAGAATTACCAAAGTGAAGACACCTACCGGACGGGGTGTGACCGCCTCGGTGCAGGTATTCGCCTCCTTACGCCACGGATTAAAGACATCGAACGCTCGGCTCGGGGCTTAAATAATTCCCACAAACTAACTGCAGCCCTGAAAGGGCGACATCCCACAGCCCGGGGTGCCAACCCCGGGAATACGGTCCCAAACAAATTGAGCCCTGAAGGGGCGGCATATCATCGGGGTTGGATTTTTCATGCCATGTTCGAATTGTGTGCGGATACGGCCGGTAATTTGATTTCTGGAGGCCGTATCTGCCTCGTTCATTCCTTTCACGATTCATCAGGTTGCACTCAAGGTCACAGGCTTCGACTGTCATCCCTCACACCCCGCCCCGCAACCTTTTGATTTTT
This genomic stretch from Cyclonatronum proteinivorum harbors:
- the floA gene encoding flotillin-like protein FloA (flotillin-like protein involved in membrane lipid rafts), encoding MEQIFPLIVIGGTLIFVFIFLYYVPLGLWITAYFSGVKVGIFSDLVAMRLRKVPPAPIVKAAITAHKADLPLSVAKLEAHFLAGGNVNKVVQALISADKANLGLTFERAAAIDLAGRDVFEAVQISVNPKVIQTPVITAVAKDGIQVKANARVTVRANLERLVGGATEETILARVGEGIVTTVGSADDHKKVLENPDQISRVVLDRGLDSGTAFEILSIDIADVDVGNNIGAALQIDQAEADLKVARAKAEERRAMAVAAEQENKAKIQEMQARVVQAEAEVPKAIAEAFRSGNLGIMDYYNMKNIMSDTDMRQSIAKGTDATDKIDDEPTRKK
- a CDS encoding sodium-translocating pyrophosphatase, whose amino-acid sequence is MDLLILTPLAAIVALIAAFILAKSVLSAPTGDEKMNDIADAVKEGASAYMNRQYTTITYVAVAIIAVFAAIAFTQEGQASTTWWWTTIGFAVGALFSALSGYAGMSIAVRSNIRVAEAAKSGLPGALKLAFNGGAVSGLAVAGLALLGVAGFFYLFDSVLGLADPVNPLVGFAFGSCLISLFARVGGGIYTKAADVGADLVGKVEAGIPEDDPRNPAVIADNVGDNVGDCAGMGADLFETYAVTVIGALLLGYFLIPEMANPSEIANFMKLVEFPLYLGAFAIIASIISVFFVRMGKDNNIMKALYKGMYASAAISLVGFAWITHSLFSGFDFSLITLEIGGVVGLPLDTTWLDLFLASVVGIFVVVTLVLITEYYTSTKYSPVRKIAKSSETGSATNIISGLAVGMESTLVPTLILVVALFLSYSLAGMYGIAIAAVAMLSVTGMIIAMDTYGPITDNAGGIAEMSNLPDSVRENTDALDAVGNTTKAVTKGYAIGSAALAALVLFADYIFNLQKAMGEEKIVFLLNDPVVLTGLFIGAMLPFLFSSFLMEAVGRAAGAVIEEVRRQFREMPGIMKGETRPDYGACVDIVTKSALKEMVIPGLLAVFAPLIVGFLFGPLALGGLLIGVIASGLMMALMMSNGGGAWDNAKKYIEDGNHGGKGSPAHEAAVVGDTVGDPYKDTAGPSINPLIKVINTVALIFAGLIASIGGILL